A genome region from Camarhynchus parvulus chromosome 15, STF_HiC, whole genome shotgun sequence includes the following:
- the MYL2 gene encoding myosin regulatory light chain 2, ventricular/cardiac muscle isoform has product MAPKKAKKRIEGANSNVFSMFEQAQIQEFKEAFTIMDQNRDGFIDKADLRDTFAALGRLNVKNEEIDEMIKEAPGPINFTVFLTMFGEKLKGADPEETILNAFKVFDPEGKGLKSAYIKEMLMTQGERFSQEEIDQMFAAFPPDMSGNLDYKNLVHVITHGEEKD; this is encoded by the exons atg GCACCCAAGAAAGCCAAGAAGAGGATTGAAGGTGCCAATTCCAATGTCTTCTCCATGTTCGAGCAGGCCCAGATCCAGGAATTCAAAGAG GCCTTCACCATCATGGATCAGAACCGGGACGGCTTCATCGACAAGGCAGATCTGAGAGACACCTTTGCTGCCCTTG ggcGCCTGAACGTGAAGAACGAGGAGATCGATGAGATGATAAAGGAGGCACCGGGCCCGATCAACTTCACCGTGTTCCTCACCATGTTTGGGGAGAAGCTCAAGG GTGCTGACCCAGAGGAGACAATCCTGAATGCATTCAAGGTGTTTGATCCAGAGGGGAAGGGCCTGAAATCTGCCTA CATCAAAGAAATGCTGATGACACAGGGGGAGAGGTTTTCCCAGGAAGAG ATCGATCAGATGTTCGCTGCCTTCCCTCCGGACATGTCTGGCAACCTGGACTACAAGAACCTGGTCCATGTCATCACTCACGGTGAAGAGAAGGACTag
- the CCDC63 gene encoding LOW QUALITY PROTEIN: coiled-coil domain-containing protein 63 (The sequence of the model RefSeq protein was modified relative to this genomic sequence to represent the inferred CDS: inserted 1 base in 1 codon; deleted 6 bases in 3 codons; substituted 2 bases at 2 genomic stop codons), whose product MKFLSLKSPSDGWGQEHSTPAPLLGSSMSPAPAALVLTHVVLAVVLGDKRGDNLPSPVLHWXRSLPVLEWRCWLQLSQHCVLGGDGELRCQGRAGAAAAAAAAAGXVCSTDQTLPCLWQRREASADLDVPEKEKEMRAKVDIRHLQTHFHHEAYKRKFFDADIWRQMQAQEKAIADLKQEHRHVTLTLSQMYSPSSVLVENRNRMKVRSLLQTRMQNDALIKERKAQLADLAKQVVELEKKIVNQRDTNWRELEAKSHKHLQKKIELLEMRLSHVTVRYNTIMARNNKLREETASLQIQKTIYDSCYWKLERSLVQQNKLLEAAIEQATEDYEQWMEDLGRISDIRDVRYRETIQYNIRLLERKCALHRETRLKNFFLSKCADLTVLKEQAKAREAFEAAERAKRSQKESYEVAYKRLLELSDGDIDDFLEDFLEKDRKFFILFSYAIRLNVRNEDLRQRIQAIQDDMEAITTEREQAETIQTQVLQELEAKIAETTEEANKYENKYKESSQLLGQIQSRIETLLKEMDCDTTKIVKPLGDSLVPVFGPVENKVKEFLMRESLLRYTSLDRTQRAQAFVSPLRAASNLLWTMDRAKLCPPPPDLEETTDPKTEEEPLGRAELRELVIQRQQEQVSRPPAXGKRRRRFTSQSASGSPSGSKSPPGN is encoded by the exons ATGAAG TTTCTCAGCTTGAAGTCACCTTCTGATGGTTGGGGACAGGAGCACTCCACTCCTGCTCCACTCCTGGGCTCATCCATGTCCCCAGCACCAGCGGCTCTGGTCCTGACTCACGTGGTCCTCGCTGTTGTGCTGGGTGATAAAAGAGGTGACAACCTGCCATCACCTGTC CTTCACTGGTAGAGGTCTCTCCCTGTCCTGGAATGGAGGTGctggctccagctcagccagcactgT GTTTTGGGTGGTGATGGAGAACTCAGgtgccagggaagagctggagctgctgctgct gctgctgccgctgctggcTGAGTTTGCTCGACTGACCAAACCCTCCCTTGTCTGTGGCAGAGGAGAGAAGCATCAGCAGACCTGGATGTCCCcgaaaaggagaaggaaatgaggGCTAAAGTGGATATCAGGCACCTGCAGACTCATTTCCATCATGAAGCCTACAAGAGGAAATTCTTCGACGCCGATATCTGGCGGCAAATGCAGGCTCAGGA AAAAGCAATAGCTGATCTGAAGCAAGAGCACAGACATGTGACATTAACGCTGAGCCAGATGTATTCACCAAGCAGCGTGCTGGTGGAAAACAGGAATCGCATGAAGGTCCGAAGCCTCTTGCAGACCAGGATGCAGAATGATGCCCTgatcaaagaaagaaaagcccaGTTAGCTGACCTGGCCAAGCAG gttgtagagctggaaaaaaagataGTGAATCAAAGAGACACAAACTGGAGGGAGTTGGAAGCAAAGAGCCACAAACACCTGCAGAAGAAGATTGAGTTACTGGAGATGCGTCTGAGTCAT GTCACTGTGCGTTACAACACCATCATGGCCAGGAACAACAAGCTCAGAGAGGAGACTGCCAGCCTGCAGATCCAGAAAACCATTTATGACAGCTGCTACTGGAAGCTGGAAAGAAGCCTGGTTCAGCAGAACAAACTGCTGGAGGCTGCTATCGAGCAAGCCACAGAGGACTACGAGCAGTG GATGGAGGATCTGGGGCGGATCTCGGACATCCGGGACGTGCGCTACAGGGAAACCATCCAGTACAACAtcaggctgctggagaggaaGTGTGCCCTTCACCGGGAGACCAGGctgaagaacttcttcctcaGCAAATGTGCAGATCTCACTGTATTGAAGGAACAGGCCAAAGCAAGAGAAG CCTTTGAGGCAGCTGAGAGGGCCAAAAGGAGCCAAAAGGAGAGCTATGAGGTGGCCTACAAGCGTCTGCTGGAACTGTCGGATGGAGACATCGATGATTTCTTGGAGGACTTCCTTGAGAAGGACAGGAAATTCTTCATCCTCTTTAGCTATGCCATTAGGCTGAACGTCAGGAATGAAGATCTCCGGCAGAGGATCCAGGCGATCCAG GATGATATGGAGGCCATCACAACAGAGCGGGAACAGGCAGAGACAATCCAGACTcaggtcctgcaggagctggag GCAAAAATAGCAGAGACCACCGAGGAAGCCAACAAGTATGAGAACAAATACAAGGAGAGCAGCCAACTCCTGGGACAGATCCAATCTCGCATTGAGACCCTCTTGAAGGAAATGGACTGTGACACTACAAAGATAGTGAAGCCTCTTGGGGACAGCTTGGTGCCAGTTTTTG GCCCCGTGGAGAACAAGGTCAAGGAGTTCCTGATGAGGGAGTCCCTGCTGCGTTACACCTCCCTGGACCGCACCCAGCGCGCCCAGGCCTTTGTCAGCCCCCTCCGGGCAGCCTCCAACCTCCTCTGGACCATGGACAGGGCCAAGCTCTGCCCGCCCCCCCCAGACCTGGAGGAGACCACTGACCCCAAAACCg AGGAAGAGCCGCTGGGCCGGGCAGAGCTGCGTGAGCTCGTcatccagaggcagcaggagcaggtgagCAGGCCCCCAG CgggcaagaggaggaggaggttcACATCACAGAGTGCATCAGGGAGCCCATCAGGGAGCAAGAGCCCGCCAGGGAATTAA